The region TCTCAACCGCGGGCGCCTGTTGCGCGATGCTCTCAACAGAGCTATGAAGCCTGCCGGCACCGCCAATTCGAGGGCCCTCTCCAGTACTTAATTATCGATTTCAATTTGTTCGATGAGCCCCATTTGCCCCTGTCAACCGCCTTGCGAAACACGTTATAGAGGCTGATGCAGGGTTATGATAATCTGAATGCTCTGGCCCCCTCGATTCCCCGCTCCGGGGCCGGGCCGATGCCGTTCATTCAATCAGAACTCCACCCCCCGTTTCGCTCTCATTTTCGTGTCGAAGCCGTGTTTTTGGCAGACCATGACCGTGACCGTGTCGGCCATGGCGGCGAAGGACTCCGGGGCGTCCCGTCCCGTCAGGACCCAGGTCAGGCCGGGAGGGGAATTGAAAAGCAATTCCAAGACCTCTGTTTCCGAAACCAGGCCAAGCGCGCAGGCCGTGCAGATTTCATCGAGGATCACGAGATCGCAGGCGCCGTTACGCAGCCGTTCCCCGACCCTTTTCAAACCGTCTTCGGCGGCCCTTTGATGCGCCGCCAGGGCTTGCCTGTCGTCCGCTCCGGTCGGGACGAATCCGAGTCCCGCCTGATGAAATTCCACATGCGGAAAAAGCTGGAGGGCCTGCCTTTCCCCTGTCCGGGGATCGTTCTTGATGAACTGAACGATGAAAACACGCAGACCGTGCCCCACCGCCCGCAGGGCCATACCTAGGGCGGCGGTCGTCTTGCCCTTGCCGTCGCCGGTAAACAGAAGAATCCGTGGACCCTCGCTCATTTCATTTCCTCCACGTCGTTCAGAACACGGCCGTTCCATGCCGCTCGTAAACAGGTGACGAGGCGGACCCGCCAGGCGGCCGCCGCAAGGAAGGGAGACGCTTGTGTCCCTGGCGATAAACACCGGTCCTACATCAAATCATAAAAGGAAGAGACGTATTTCAGGCGTTCCCTGTAACGGTCCGCACGAGCCGGGTCCCGTTTTTCATAGAGACCGATCAGCTTTGCCAGAACCATTGTCTGGCCGGAGTTGATCTCCAGTGATTTTTCGTAGTTCCGGGCCGCCTCCGTATAATTCCGCTGGGACCACAGGACATCGCCGATCATGTCGAATTTCCTGGCCGCGGCGAAAGAGTCATCCCCGATTTTATTGAGATAAGCGTAACCTTGTCTGAAATTTCTTTTCATGAAATAGTGCGTCGCCAGGGCCGTATTGGCGAAAGCGGAAAAGGGCTTGTTCATGTCCGACGATAACCGCCAGTACTCCAGGGCTTCTCTGCCTCCCCCCACGGAGTTCATGACAATGGCGTGCGTGTTGTAGTAGGCCGTTTTATCGTCCGTTCCCCGGACGGGCAGATTTCCAAGGACGAGAAAAAAAAGGGCAAGAGCAATCAACGCGGCGCTCCGGCGAGAGTTCCTCTTTTGGATCGCTTCGACAATCTGCATGGCCCCCATTACGGCGAAGGGGATGAGGAGGGTCGCAAAGGGCAGGCGGTATCGCCCGTTTGAGAAGAACAGAACCATTGTCGAGGCGTAGGCGGCCAGAATGAGAAAGACGGCCCTTTGTTTCCTGTCGCGCCTGAGTCCGGTGATCAAAGCGACCATGGCCGGGGGAAATATCAGCCAGAAACCGACGAAGGGTATCCCGAACGTTTTCACGAACTGTCCCAGAAAGCCGATGTCGTAGTGGTCGCACGCCTCGAAACGGTGGACCATGACGAGGGTCTTGCGCCACAGCTTCCACAGAAACACGTCCGGCTGGTTTGCCGCCTCCCTCAAGGTCTCTCTCGTCCAGTAGCGGGACGCCTCTTCGGAGGTCAGGGTTTTCCCGGCCCGGCGGCTTGCTTCGATGGTAAACTGGATGCCCTGTTCGAAAGGTGACGATGTGGCAAAGGGAACGGGGCGATAGTAGGGGTCCGGGTTGGCCGGGTTGTTTCCGAGGTAGAGGTTGAAA is a window of Deltaproteobacteria bacterium DNA encoding:
- a CDS encoding cob(I)yrinic acid a,c-diamide adenosyltransferase, producing MSEGPRILLFTGDGKGKTTAALGMALRAVGHGLRVFIVQFIKNDPRTGERQALQLFPHVEFHQAGLGFVPTGADDRQALAAHQRAAEDGLKRVGERLRNGACDLVILDEICTACALGLVSETEVLELLFNSPPGLTWVLTGRDAPESFAAMADTVTVMVCQKHGFDTKMRAKRGVEF